In Populus alba chromosome 4, ASM523922v2, whole genome shotgun sequence, the genomic window TCTTTTTTAGTACAACACCGTTCTCAAATCCCACTCGCTAAAATGTAGTATGACTGAGTACAGAGTAAGAAGCTTCATGCTGATGGCGggaagaaaatataaagatttatcACTTCTTTCGTCAACTCGCAGAGGTGTGCGCTTTACCAGCAGATGGGATACACCCTCAAAGCTACTCTAATTGTATCGACTGCCAGGCCAGAAAGTTAGAAGCTTTCCATTTCCCAACCAAAGTTAATcataaacaagaaagaaaatggtcAGCACCAGACGAGCATTTTTTACTCGAGTTACCATTGGCATATACCAGTTTCCTCAAATCCAGAGAGTACCAAAAACTAGGTTCAAATGGAAAAAGTGCAACACGTGATCATTGGGAACACATCATTTTCATCTTCAAATGAACAACAGCTGATTCCACAGCAGAGTTGAAATACAAGATTTCGCTTAATTTGACTCATGCTCTAAGCATACATACAGATGTAATATTTATGTGGAAAATTACACTCAATCTAATAATTTGTACCAGACTCAATGCACATTACAAAAGatgaagtgaaaaataaattaccttCTCGAGTCAACTAATGCATGCATTTTATTTAAGAAGCCCTTGGTATAAATAATCACCAGAccaatccttttcttcttctaaatctATCAACACGATCAGTGCTCATCCGAGACTTTTCAGGTTTATTTGGCTTCTTTGACTTCTCAAGCCTACTATCTAAACTATTTCTAGAGATTACAGGAAGGTCACCCAATTCAAAAGTGTCTGAGCTTCCACTCTCAGATTGTTTGTTCTGATTTTCAGACTCTGTTGTTTTCTTAGAACCATTTGTAGCTGTTTTTAATTTGCCTATGGTCAAAACAAACTTCTTCAGATGTTTGATAAATTCTGGATATAGCTCAAGATTGCAATGCCCGCCTCCATTGATCCACAATGGTTCGTATTTCTCTTTGCAAAGCTCCCAAAGTTGTTTCCCATGAGAGCAATCAACAACTTCATCTGATGTCCCCTGaatttgcaaataaataaataaaaatctcttaTATCCATAAAAACATGTTGGCATAATGATTTTATCTCCAACTTCCATAAACATAATTTTGTGGTGATGAGACATAAATCTCTCTGACTACAAACTATGTCAGAACAATGGAATGTACATACAAATAACCGCAAAATGAACGTTAAAGAGAAAATTTAAGCTATTGAATGGGGGGTCAGCAAATAtcaaccttttgttttgttcttctgACTGATAGAAGCAACAATAAAATCTATGTTGGACTTGTCTATACAACACTATCTAGTTTAAGCAAGGACATGATTTACCCAAAAGCCGAAGTAGTTTATTGCAAACTACATATCCATAGATGCTAATTGGGCCACCTTTACACCCTTAGCACATGATGAATTGAAAATTGAGGTTTAAAGAGACCCTCGTTCTGTTATTTTACTTTGTCTTtgccttttttattaattacatcaGACAATAAATGCCACATGAAATGCCCATTtgttaaggaccaaattgattTATGTTGACACTGAATACAGGCTCATGATGgctattaagaaaatattttccttcaatttttttctggaATGCTAGAATTTTGGTTTATGAGTTATGACTGCAACCAGAGTTGAATCCTGTTGAAAGCTTTTGTTAAACCcgtgaaactaaaaaatttccttttttcatATCTTTGAAGGTTTTGCAGCTactaaattttttcaatgatggTCTAAAATTTTGTAATCTAGCACAAGAACAACATCAAAACCAAAAGACCTGCTTCTTCACACTAGTTGCCAACTCATGCAATGCATAAAATTATGTCCCAAAGAGAAATTATAAACAActcaaaaaaagagaaaaaattgaagaggGGAAATAATACTTACATGAATTACGAGAACAGGACAGGTCACCATACCAATTTTGTCAATGTTCTGAAAAGAGAAAGTAACATAAGTGCTCGCACAGAGAATCAAACAGATGTTTAATGGGATCAACACCCCAAAAATTACCTTGTAAATGTCGAACCAGTAAGTCCTTTTGACTGGGTACAATACCCTCATCCCAGACAATATTGGGCTATGCAGAACCACACCTCTCAAATTTGGTAAACGTGAAGAAAGATCAACTGTGGGACCACTACCAACAGACTGACCATACAATATTAGTTGATCATCTTTAACCCCATACTGCTCCTTGAGGCATTTATATGCCGCGTCTATGTCCGCATATGTATTACATTCAGTTGGCTGTTTCAAATGAAAAGTGACAAATGTTGAGAGCAATGCCATATATTACAAACAAacaatgctaaatttttgaGAAACTTAAGTTATACGATGGTTGCATTTGATACACATCTATACTGCCATAAaattcttgctttatggaaGCAGCATGAAAAATATGCAAATCAAAATGCATAAGGAGAACTTATGTTTCATTTTCTGAATTTGAATATCTATGCTCTGAAACAAAGATATAATTATACCAACAAGGCAAACTTAACAACGAGGATATCTAAGCATGCATCAGAAATAGATGTCAAAGGGCATGTAAAATCGCTAAAGTTAAGAGCAGGCATAAAAATTTCTTCCGATCATTAGAAACAAGGAATAGGGAAAGCTGGTTAAACCTTTCCGCTTGATTGCCCATAGCCTGAGTAATCATATCTGGGAAAATGAAACAGTAATACAAGATTAGAAATCAACCCTGAAGCAAACTacagcaataataaaaaaaaaaaaaaaacaccaagaagtagaaaagcaacaaaatttttcaagaatatgaatattaatcattttgtttttctttttttgcattCTTTCTGGTTTTTTAAGACAACTATTAGGTTCTTATATGCCTATATTTCTCCATTATATTACAACGAGAACAAGTACACATGATATGAGGTAGTGCTGGAAAGTAAATACCATATCTTCTGCATTGCTTCCATAAGGCCTATCCTAAAAGGTAAAAACCATTCCAATGGTACTTCTGAGATTAAACCATGCCAAgttaaaacccaaaatctacCTTTAAAGACCATTCTTATTGCCATGAAAGTCATTCTGTTTCAGATATGCTAGGAAGAGCAGTAATTTTGTATCAATAGATTCCAGAGAAGACAAAAAGGTGTATCTAAATGAAAGACTAATCCAATTCACATCAGGATTTGCAATTGCCCCAACCTTAACTTAGTAAACTTCCATCCACACTAAAATTCATATGTAATCTTCAACAGACTCTCTCAAGTCCTAATAAATGGATAATATTCAAAATGGTAATTGCAGACTTGTAGGGGGGGAAACCACAACTAAACCTCTCTTTGCACCATTAGAGTTCACTTTCAAAACCAGTTCTACAGAAGTTCCCCTTACTATAGAGTCTCACATCAAACTCAACCACAGACATTAAAGACCAGGTCTTTTCTCCATCAACACTAAAACTACACATGGAAAGCCTCTCCCACATGcttgatgaattaattatactaaagCAATAAATCCAAGAAAGATACCACAAAAAATGCATCAGCCCACCAAACCAACACTCATAAAGTTCAATACTGTCAATTAATACAACTAAAAGaactaaaccaaacaaaataataataacattaaaaaaagaaaagtaatacTTCAAAAGGAAAGGATCTAACCCCATAAGATTAATGCGAAGGCGATTACTCAATTCAACAAAAAGCTCAAACATTTGACCCAAATCAGCTGCATTTCCATGAGAATATAACAAAGTAGCTGAAGCTCTAGGATGCTTTATATGAACAGCCACGATTTCATTTCCACGCCGAGTCCTCAACTTCAAAAAATCCACCTCATCCTTCCTCGGCACCTCCGGTATACACAGTCTAGTAGTAAAACCACCTGACACAGCGGAGAGAGACTCATCAGTTACCACCGTGTAAGAAGGCGGGTTTGGTGGAAAGAAAGCGAACTTCGCGGCAATTGTTGAAGTGACTCCACCCATGTTGTTATTATCTTCCCTATCATTAGATGctttgaattcaaaaaaaataaaaagccttCTTCAGATCTTAGTAAATTATCAGAGTTGTGGGGCGCGTGAGATGAGGGAGAGTGGCGCGTAGGGTGTAGGGAGTGTGGTGATAAAGTTGGAAGAAGGAATCTTCGATTTTATGGAAATGTTTGGAGTTATAGATTTCAGTTGTgttggagagagaaagagagtgagagagtgggagggagggagggagggagggatggTTTAGTTGGAATTGTCGCCTGACGGCGACTTATTATTAAGAAGGGAAGGACGGGAGGGACGGGAGCTTTATTTTGTACATGAAAGCACAGTATAGTATATAGATAGgagcaaggttgttaaaattaagatttggcttggaaaaacataaatatgctTAACGTGTGAATTCgttcaaaaaacttaaaaataaggGAAATCAGGTTGAAAtctgataaaattattaaaatggaaTGATATCGCGTAATAACATGATTTCAGGActattttaatgatttcatcaaaaaaacatatattgttGTAATTATTGTCTATTCTGTGTTTTTTCACTGCTGACACACACACATAGAgaacaaacaaaatctaaatcCCTAAAATTCTAAATCCTTAAATTTAATCTCTTTCTTTATTAACAACTCACGGCTTCATGCCTGCCAATTATCTACTCACACCTCGcgacttccttttttttattatcaacgtCTCACAGCTTTCTCTTCATCAACAACAGAAATGCTCTTCAATCTTCAGACTGTTCACTCTTTATCAACAATGTTTTCCTCTTCAGTTTTCAACAACGTTCTCCTTTTCAGTCTTCAACAACTTACTCTTCAGCCTTCATCAACAGCAATCAATCTTAAAACCTCTTGATTCAACTCCTTGCTCAACTTGGATTTAAAGTTAACATATGTAGAAGTTACTCTGATGTGATCCAATAACTTGGTGGATCAAAATACAACTTGAATGACatgtaaaaaacatagtttggcTTTAAAATAAAGCTCAAatgacattttttatatatataatattgagaCAATGATATATTGTGTTGCTCCGGGCTTCAtggattaacccatcaaatctgCAATCCAGATCATAAACTTCATCTGGTAtgacaactttattttttaaccatttttttacttaatgatattataataaaaaatagatgcttgtaaaattaaatattaattaaattttaagatgtttgtttgagattgtgataattttataaaaaaaataaattataaaaattaatattttaaaaaataataaaaatattaaaggataaaatttggaGATGCCAAAAGGGTctccataaaaaacaattaggatTCCatcactaatttatttttaacaccagaatattaaaacaatataaaataaaataaaaaattcttggaAAAAGCTGATGTGTACTCTGTTTTGCTACGTGTCAATC contains:
- the LOC118052506 gene encoding uncharacterized protein, whose protein sequence is MGGVTSTIAAKFAFFPPNPPSYTVVTDESLSAVSGGFTTRLCIPEVPRKDEVDFLKLRTRRGNEIVAVHIKHPRASATLLYSHGNAADLGQMFELFVELSNRLRINLMGYDYSGYGQSSGKPTECNTYADIDAAYKCLKEQYGVKDDQLILYGQSVGSGPTVDLSSRLPNLRGVVLHSPILSGMRVLYPVKRTYWFDIYKNIDKIGMVTCPVLVIHGTSDEVVDCSHGKQLWELCKEKYEPLWINGGGHCNLELYPEFIKHLKKFVLTIGKLKTATNGSKKTTESENQNKQSESGSSDTFELGDLPVISRNSLDSRLEKSKKPNKPEKSRMSTDRVDRFRRRKGLVW